The following are encoded in a window of Cygnus atratus isolate AKBS03 ecotype Queensland, Australia chromosome 20, CAtr_DNAZoo_HiC_assembly, whole genome shotgun sequence genomic DNA:
- the INPP5K gene encoding inositol polyphosphate 5-phosphatase K isoform X2 → MEPAGPALRVLRLHLVTWNVGTASPPPDVTSLLQLNSLGPTMDMYVIGLQEVNSRITNFLSDLAFDDPWSIFFMTVLSPLGYIKLSSIRMQGLLLLIFVKHVHLPFIRDVHTHYTRTGLYGYWGNKGGVTIRMSLYGHTVCFINCHLPAHMENTEQRLDDFEKILEMQFEGENIPSTLDHDILFWFGDLNFRIADYGIHFVRESINNKRYNLLWEKDQLNMAKKKEAFLQEFIEGPLQFKPTYKFDLYSDVYDTSEKKRKPAWTDRILWRVKNLCQHASKEGEFSEEEQTISVTLNNYISHMSYGISDHKPVTGTFGLELKPLLTDPLITLNPEGEWSAEHDVLIRYSAVPEFPSSAWDWIGLFKVAFRHVNDYVTYAWVEDDEISSNKDSKQIYMSAAEIPDTGGEFLLCYYSNNLQAIVGISQPFQIQPNRTLIEKDLAQEENSWMQTPDNLESHNEF, encoded by the exons ATGGAGCCCGCGGGGCCGGCGCTGAGGGTACTGAG ACTGCACTTAGTTACTTGGAATGTGGGCACAGCTTCTCCACCTCCTGATGTCACTAGTTTACTTCAGCTCAACTCACTGGGCCCAACTATGGATATGTATGTTATAGG TTTACAGGAGGTGAACTCAAGAATCACAAATTTTTTGTCTGACTTGGCATTTGATGATCCCTggagcatttttttcatgactgTGTTGTCTCCATTGGGGTATATCAAG CTCTCCTCCATTCGCATGCAGGGACTGCTACTTCTGATCTTTGTGAAGCACGTCCACCTTCCTTTCATCCGGGATGTTCATACCCACTACACACGCACAGGCCTATATGGATACTGG GGGAATAAAGGAGGAGTCACCATTCGCATGTCCCTCTATGGTCATACAGTTTGCTTCATAAACTGCCATTTGCCAGCACACATGGAGAACACAGAGCAACGACTGGATGACTTCGAAAAAATTCTGGAAATGCAGTTTGAAGGAGAGAATATTCCAAGTACCTTGGACCATGA cattcTCTTCTGGTTTGGAGATTTGAACTTCCGGATAGCAGATTACGGCATACATTTTGTCCGAGAATCAATAAATAACAAGCGTTACAATTTGCTGTGGGAAAAGGACCAG ttaaatatggcaaaaaagaaggaagcattTCTTCAGGAATTCATAGAGGGTCCTCTGCAGTTTAAACCCACCTACAAGTTTGACCTTTATTCAGATGTATATGATACAAG cgagaagaaaaggaagccaGCATGGACTGATAGAATTCTTTGGAGAGTGAAAAATCTCTGCCAGCATGCATCAAAAGAAGGCGAATTCTCCGAAGAAGAACAGACAATTTCTGTTACATTGAATAACTATATCAGTCATATGAGCTATGGCATCAGCGATCACAAACCTGTTACAGGAACTTTTGGGCTTGAG CTGAAGCCTCTTCTAACAGATCCTTTGATCACGCTGAATCCTGAGGGTGAGTGGAGTGCAGAGCATGATGTTCTAATCCGCTATTCTGCAGTGCCTGAATTCCCAAGCAGCGCTTGGGACTGGATTGGACTCTTTAAG GTGGCTTTCAGGCACGTGAATGACTATGTTACTTATGCTTGGGTAGAAGATGATGAAATTTCTTCTAACAAGGACAGCAAACAA ATTTACATGAGTGCTGCAGAAATACCTGATACAGGAGGagaatttttgctttgttactACAGCAATAATTTGCAGGCAATAGTTGGTATCAGCCAGCCTTTTCAG
- the INPP5K gene encoding inositol polyphosphate 5-phosphatase K isoform X1, translated as MEPAGPALRVLRLHLVTWNVGTASPPPDVTSLLQLNSLGPTMDMYVIGLQEVNSRITNFLSDLAFDDPWSIFFMTVLSPLGYIKLSSIRMQGLLLLIFVKHVHLPFIRDVHTHYTRTGLYGYWGNKGGVTIRMSLYGHTVCFINCHLPAHMENTEQRLDDFEKILEMQFEGENIPSTLDHDILFWFGDLNFRIADYGIHFVRESINNKRYNLLWEKDQLNMAKKKEAFLQEFIEGPLQFKPTYKFDLYSDVYDTREQKSLFWFNEKKRKPAWTDRILWRVKNLCQHASKEGEFSEEEQTISVTLNNYISHMSYGISDHKPVTGTFGLELKPLLTDPLITLNPEGEWSAEHDVLIRYSAVPEFPSSAWDWIGLFKVAFRHVNDYVTYAWVEDDEISSNKDSKQIYMSAAEIPDTGGEFLLCYYSNNLQAIVGISQPFQIQPNRTLIEKDLAQEENSWMQTPDNLESHNEF; from the exons ATGGAGCCCGCGGGGCCGGCGCTGAGGGTACTGAG ACTGCACTTAGTTACTTGGAATGTGGGCACAGCTTCTCCACCTCCTGATGTCACTAGTTTACTTCAGCTCAACTCACTGGGCCCAACTATGGATATGTATGTTATAGG TTTACAGGAGGTGAACTCAAGAATCACAAATTTTTTGTCTGACTTGGCATTTGATGATCCCTggagcatttttttcatgactgTGTTGTCTCCATTGGGGTATATCAAG CTCTCCTCCATTCGCATGCAGGGACTGCTACTTCTGATCTTTGTGAAGCACGTCCACCTTCCTTTCATCCGGGATGTTCATACCCACTACACACGCACAGGCCTATATGGATACTGG GGGAATAAAGGAGGAGTCACCATTCGCATGTCCCTCTATGGTCATACAGTTTGCTTCATAAACTGCCATTTGCCAGCACACATGGAGAACACAGAGCAACGACTGGATGACTTCGAAAAAATTCTGGAAATGCAGTTTGAAGGAGAGAATATTCCAAGTACCTTGGACCATGA cattcTCTTCTGGTTTGGAGATTTGAACTTCCGGATAGCAGATTACGGCATACATTTTGTCCGAGAATCAATAAATAACAAGCGTTACAATTTGCTGTGGGAAAAGGACCAG ttaaatatggcaaaaaagaaggaagcattTCTTCAGGAATTCATAGAGGGTCCTCTGCAGTTTAAACCCACCTACAAGTTTGACCTTTATTCAGATGTATATGATACAAG agAGCAGAAGTCCCTGTTTTGGTTTAA cgagaagaaaaggaagccaGCATGGACTGATAGAATTCTTTGGAGAGTGAAAAATCTCTGCCAGCATGCATCAAAAGAAGGCGAATTCTCCGAAGAAGAACAGACAATTTCTGTTACATTGAATAACTATATCAGTCATATGAGCTATGGCATCAGCGATCACAAACCTGTTACAGGAACTTTTGGGCTTGAG CTGAAGCCTCTTCTAACAGATCCTTTGATCACGCTGAATCCTGAGGGTGAGTGGAGTGCAGAGCATGATGTTCTAATCCGCTATTCTGCAGTGCCTGAATTCCCAAGCAGCGCTTGGGACTGGATTGGACTCTTTAAG GTGGCTTTCAGGCACGTGAATGACTATGTTACTTATGCTTGGGTAGAAGATGATGAAATTTCTTCTAACAAGGACAGCAAACAA ATTTACATGAGTGCTGCAGAAATACCTGATACAGGAGGagaatttttgctttgttactACAGCAATAATTTGCAGGCAATAGTTGGTATCAGCCAGCCTTTTCAG
- the INPP5K gene encoding inositol polyphosphate 5-phosphatase K isoform X3, with amino-acid sequence MDMYVIGLQEVNSRITNFLSDLAFDDPWSIFFMTVLSPLGYIKLSSIRMQGLLLLIFVKHVHLPFIRDVHTHYTRTGLYGYWGNKGGVTIRMSLYGHTVCFINCHLPAHMENTEQRLDDFEKILEMQFEGENIPSTLDHDILFWFGDLNFRIADYGIHFVRESINNKRYNLLWEKDQLNMAKKKEAFLQEFIEGPLQFKPTYKFDLYSDVYDTREQKSLFWFNEKKRKPAWTDRILWRVKNLCQHASKEGEFSEEEQTISVTLNNYISHMSYGISDHKPVTGTFGLELKPLLTDPLITLNPEGEWSAEHDVLIRYSAVPEFPSSAWDWIGLFKVAFRHVNDYVTYAWVEDDEISSNKDSKQIYMSAAEIPDTGGEFLLCYYSNNLQAIVGISQPFQIQPNRTLIEKDLAQEENSWMQTPDNLESHNEF; translated from the exons ATGGATATGTATGTTATAGG TTTACAGGAGGTGAACTCAAGAATCACAAATTTTTTGTCTGACTTGGCATTTGATGATCCCTggagcatttttttcatgactgTGTTGTCTCCATTGGGGTATATCAAG CTCTCCTCCATTCGCATGCAGGGACTGCTACTTCTGATCTTTGTGAAGCACGTCCACCTTCCTTTCATCCGGGATGTTCATACCCACTACACACGCACAGGCCTATATGGATACTGG GGGAATAAAGGAGGAGTCACCATTCGCATGTCCCTCTATGGTCATACAGTTTGCTTCATAAACTGCCATTTGCCAGCACACATGGAGAACACAGAGCAACGACTGGATGACTTCGAAAAAATTCTGGAAATGCAGTTTGAAGGAGAGAATATTCCAAGTACCTTGGACCATGA cattcTCTTCTGGTTTGGAGATTTGAACTTCCGGATAGCAGATTACGGCATACATTTTGTCCGAGAATCAATAAATAACAAGCGTTACAATTTGCTGTGGGAAAAGGACCAG ttaaatatggcaaaaaagaaggaagcattTCTTCAGGAATTCATAGAGGGTCCTCTGCAGTTTAAACCCACCTACAAGTTTGACCTTTATTCAGATGTATATGATACAAG agAGCAGAAGTCCCTGTTTTGGTTTAA cgagaagaaaaggaagccaGCATGGACTGATAGAATTCTTTGGAGAGTGAAAAATCTCTGCCAGCATGCATCAAAAGAAGGCGAATTCTCCGAAGAAGAACAGACAATTTCTGTTACATTGAATAACTATATCAGTCATATGAGCTATGGCATCAGCGATCACAAACCTGTTACAGGAACTTTTGGGCTTGAG CTGAAGCCTCTTCTAACAGATCCTTTGATCACGCTGAATCCTGAGGGTGAGTGGAGTGCAGAGCATGATGTTCTAATCCGCTATTCTGCAGTGCCTGAATTCCCAAGCAGCGCTTGGGACTGGATTGGACTCTTTAAG GTGGCTTTCAGGCACGTGAATGACTATGTTACTTATGCTTGGGTAGAAGATGATGAAATTTCTTCTAACAAGGACAGCAAACAA ATTTACATGAGTGCTGCAGAAATACCTGATACAGGAGGagaatttttgctttgttactACAGCAATAATTTGCAGGCAATAGTTGGTATCAGCCAGCCTTTTCAG